A single genomic interval of Capsicum annuum cultivar UCD-10X-F1 unplaced genomic scaffold, UCD10Xv1.1 ctg83367, whole genome shotgun sequence harbors:
- the LOC107853597 gene encoding uncharacterized protein LOC107853597 isoform X2 has product MMRRQQDQQSKLLYELSTLILNVLQAPTMQFEFSGQSPVIQRSTQSPPARPMQPITPAGFASLLLGISMSLMLCGSVTFFIGFFMMPWILALVMVLYLAGIVSTLSMIGRAIFCPMPSSQSPRKDVQRKDCSPLLFFDSRM; this is encoded by the coding sequence ATGATGAGAAGACAACAGGATCAACAATCTAAGCTTCTGTACGAGCTTTCGACTTTGATTCTTAATGTTCTCCAAGCTCCAACGATGCAGTTCGAGTTCTCTGGTCAGTCTCCAGTTATACAACGCAGTACACAGTCTCCACCAGCGAGGCCGATGCAGCCAATTACCCCGGCGGGCTTTGCTTCCCTGCTTCTGGGTATTTCTATGTCTTTGATGCTCTGCGGATCTGTAACTTTCTTCATTGGGTTTTTCATGATGCCATGGATTCTTGCGTTGGTGATGGTTTTGTATTTAGCTGGAATTGTTTCTACTTTGTCCATGATTGGACGAGCCATTTTCTGCCCTATGCCGTCGTCACAATCGCCACGAAAAGATGTTCAACGTAAGGATTGTTCTCCGCTGCTGTTTTTCGATTCTAG
- the LOC107853597 gene encoding uncharacterized protein LOC107853597 isoform X3, giving the protein MMRRQQDQQSKLLYELSTLILNVLQAPTMQFEFSGQSPVIQRSTQSPPARPMQPITPAGFASLLLGISMSLMLCGSVTFFIGFFMMPWILALVMVLYLAGIVSTLSMIGRAIFCPMPSSQSPRKDVQQCKIF; this is encoded by the coding sequence ATGATGAGAAGACAACAGGATCAACAATCTAAGCTTCTGTACGAGCTTTCGACTTTGATTCTTAATGTTCTCCAAGCTCCAACGATGCAGTTCGAGTTCTCTGGTCAGTCTCCAGTTATACAACGCAGTACACAGTCTCCACCAGCGAGGCCGATGCAGCCAATTACCCCGGCGGGCTTTGCTTCCCTGCTTCTGGGTATTTCTATGTCTTTGATGCTCTGCGGATCTGTAACTTTCTTCATTGGGTTTTTCATGATGCCATGGATTCTTGCGTTGGTGATGGTTTTGTATTTAGCTGGAATTGTTTCTACTTTGTCCATGATTGGACGAGCCATTTTCTGCCCTATGCCGTCGTCACAATCGCCACGAAAAGATGTTCAAC